ctcatcaacccatattttattcacagtagaacattaaatacatatcagatgttgaaactgagacattttaccatttcatggaaaatattagctcattttgaatttgatgactgCAACGTATCAAAGGTTAGAATAGGGGCTACAAAacgctggaaaagtaattgccacaaatggAGGAGcgtttgacaactaattaggttgattggcaacaggtcagtaatcgggtataaaaggagcatttcagagaggcagagcctctctgaaatgctaaAGATGGGCGTTATATGTCTGGATTAAATGAGTAAGTAGTATACTTCATGTCATtgcacaagttttttttttgtaattataacATATATTGACTTATTTATTAGTCACAATTTGAATAGATCCAGAGCATAACACTATCTGATTAGTTGCAGTCTTTAATATTCTGTAAGACCAATGAAATTATTAGGCCTCCTTGCTGTGAACTAAAATTCTGAATGACAGGACATAGTGATCAGCAGACCTCATGCTGATCAATACATACTTATTACATAAAAttctgttctctaacaaggcgattaactgcaaaaaacaCAGCGTGATTCATGGATCGTTTCTGGATCATCATTTCTATTaatcgaccactaaatgttctggttcaatgacagtttttatttaaccagcCCTTCTGATCATcctgttcacattttgtcatcatgagaccaagacgacacctagcaattgacaagttattgagacatgtACAGTTTTTGTTGGGGTATACCAACCactactgttttttgttttgttttgttttaataaattgtttgggatgaagaaattaccattgcatgcttctactttaATGCCCTAcccatgatataatatcaccgtagcatgaactttttacattttccatacatTTCACCTGAAAATAGAATAtgcctaactttttgtgagtaagTGTATTTCAgagataatttcttttttaatttgataagTCGCTATACAGCTTAAACCTTTATTAAAATTGTGAAGCAGAAACATAAACATGGCAGTCTGGCAGTTTGTGCTTAAAGAAACAGtggttgttgctgttttgtgcaaaaaatGTTTAGTGAAATGTTAGAATGGCATGAATatgagatgatgatgataataatgatgatgatggactAATTAGGAGCGGAAGATATGACCAATGAAGtgaaattgtgttgttttggtCAGACAAGGAGGAAATGGGGGAGCTGATGTTGTCCCTTACCTGCAATGCAGTGCTAGGCTGCATCACCCAATCATCTCCCAGCTGTCAGTGAAGAGGGCTGGGCCAGAGGCTGACGAAAGCCAAGGAGAGTTCTCggtcagacagagagagagaatgtgtgagagaaaatgtAAGCGAGAGTCGGAAAGTGTGCAGTGGTGCCCTGTGCTCCAGGACTCGGCCTCAGTGCTCAGCGTGCACCAGAGAtatagctctttttttttttttcttttttttttttctttcctctctgtgCCCCTGCTCTTATcatgtcttttctctcttctcattttgtttgtcacccccttcttttatattttttggctTTCGGTGATCAACGCTGATCGCTGTATTGCTTCACTCTACCATTCCTCTCCCTTTCCTTCCTTTGGTGCTCTTATTTCTCCACTCCTCTCCTGTCCTCCTGCCTGCATCACATCTCATGGGCATCCGTGCATCTTGCaggtaaggtgtgtgtgtgtgtgtgtgggcagagGTGGGAACTACAGACAGTTAAAGGTTATCTTTAGACATGTTGCAGAAGTCCTTGAAGTATAACGCTTGTTGTTCATGATGTCTGGCAGTCAGAGGCCAGTGAGCTGTCTCTGCCCAACTATCGATGTACTGCAGTAAGAAGAAAACTTGCATACACGATCTTGAAATGTataattttctctcttttggcAATAAATGTGTGAATGCTCTAGTTGGCTTTAGTATATGTTGCTCTTATTTGCTACCTAAGTTTGTATTTCTCCGCTTTTCTCTCATGTTGTCATTTGTCCCTCCAACCTCTACCATTCTGCCCCTCCATCTCAGCTCTTCACTAGCTCAACATAGTGTTAATTTCATCAGCTAAATTTAGAtccagtgtttgtctttttgcattGAAGGTTCAAGtgttatttctttatatttaaatttcacCAAAAACCTTGAGCGTTCAGTTTTTTTGGCAGTGAAAACATGTTATCTGTTATTATATCTGTTATTTGTTATAACTATATGTACATTAAGTACATATAGTTTCCTCCCAGCTCCTACTTTTGTTACAGAATGGCCACCCTACTAAAGCCAGTTTTAAGCCCTCTTCCTCATTGTGTTCATTGCAGTTATCATTATTCTAAATATTATACTGGTATGATATGAGGAAGAATATGTAGGGATGAGAAGAAAATTACCTGGGTAGTGTTTTGATGAATTTGCTTTCTACATGTGCGTGTGAGAAaatgggggagaaaaaaaagtgttgttttgCCTTTACCACACGGTGTGTGGGATGACAAAGTTCTTACAGGTAAATGCTGTCACCACAATCATGAGGCCTACAGAAAGACTGGAGGCAgcacatgttttcttttagtaactaataactaaatgtaatacCTtctataataatacaattaacctaacctgctgtaaaaacactgaagcagtgTTGCTGTCTACTCACTCAAAGACTGCGATCAGACTGTAGGGAGATCTAGACATTAGTTGTACTGACAACAGCCTGAGCAAATAACAAATTTCTAGTGTAGCCCATCTAGTAACACATTTCTTCTGAAGAATCGAGAGAAAGTCTCGCAGCAGATGGGTGAAAGTGTAGAATCATAATTGCAGAAGGaacaataaaatcttttttttatttatttattttttctccttgGAGGATGCCTCCTACATGAATGAGCTGGACAGATAAATCAGGAGGTCAATATTATTAGGTGATATTTGGATAAATGCAGCTGTACAGTACTAGCATTGGTTTAGTGATGGACAATGACAGTGtctttcagcaccatggacagcactTAGTGACGCTCCCCATCTGCAGGGGCCTCTTGTTTTTCACGTTTTACTTTCAGCTCGGTGTTTGTGGACCTGTTCATAGAAACAAACATGGTCtatgttgttttccaaaaagcTGTCCTATATGAGCAACTGCATGGTTGGTTTCAAGTATTCAGCAATACAGTCAGTGTAATGTTAaactgtttgtggtcatttaagTGTCCgctgctttttttgtcattCCTAAAATAACTTTGGACTGTCATGTGAGGAGATAAGATTTACAGGACAATTTATTGTCCAATTTACACAGGACATGTGTCTATATTAATGTAGTCTTTTACTCAGTTTCTTTGTCCCTCACAGGTGAGTAGTGTTTCTGTGTAAGGCTTTATCAGTTGGTGGCATCTGTACACCTACCTGCAAAGCACATTGTCAGGGCTGACACAACTCAATGAATGACCAAATCAAGGAAAAACATGTGTATAGAAGTGACTGGGTGTTATTGCTCTTACAATCTCCCAATGGGTATTGTAATTTAGAAAACACTCGAATTAAGAGCCTCAAAACATTCCacttattagtttttttattataactCATTCTTTAagcgtttaaaaaaaattattttctggtatttaaaattaaacattccCTTCAGTTTTATTGTTGACTTCCTTGAAATAACTCAGCATAAGAAatgagtttcactttttttaatagcCAGACATATTTGCTGTGATTACTCGGTTTTAGCTTTAGCACTAGAATGAAATTAGTCCTGATAGATGCTTATTGATCTGCGGTATTGTAGTTCTCTTCTAACTGCTAAATGTGTCAGTGTTGTTACATCAGACCCTAGTCAGTCCCCAAAGCCGTAGAAAGTGACTTGTTTATATCAACTGCTCACCACACTGTTCTTACTCAGCTGTCTTAGAAACATTATTTACAGCCACACAGTCCAGCATTTTCCACCCTTTTTTTCACGTTGTCTTTCATTGTGGTTCCAGCCAACGTGTCTCTTTTCAGTCTCAAAGTATTCTCTGTCTTACTgtagtgtctgtgtttttcttttacccaTTCATTAGACCTGAGCCTCATGGTCGTGGAGGTGGGGCTCAACCAGGTCAGGCAGATTCTCCCCTTCCAGAGCAGGATGAGGAGATCCTGGGCTCTGATGACGATGAACAGGAGGACCCTAATGACTACTGCAGAGGTAGGGCCtctcccactttctctctcttcaaaTTTTACATGTGCTTATATAAGGTAAGACATAGATGGGTTTGTATTTAACTCTTGTGGCAGGTATATTATCAACATTTAATGTCACATCCTGCTGTGGTCCAATTTTGTCTGAATAGACACACAacattatctgtgtgtgtctgtcttcttTCAGGTGGCTATCACCATGTGAAGATTGGAGATCTGTTCAACGGGAGGTACCATGTGATTCGAAAGCTGGGCTGGGGGCACTTCTCCACTGTGTGGCTGGCCTGGGACATCCAGTATGTTGGCTCCTAAATTTGAATATGTGAAATATAAAAGTTCTGTTAATTATTATCTCTGCTTGTCTGAATAAGAATCTCaaatatgttattatttttccttACTAGCCGGCTTCCTTTAGTGATTACTGTTTGGATAATACATTTGTcaactttaaaactgtaaattcaAACCTTTTAAATAGTATACACAGTATACAGTTTTGAAATATCAGTTTAACATTTGTAAACCCATAATCATATTATGAGCAGACTTCTTGATCACTTTGTACCAACAATTATAACTTAATCTTTAGTCTATTGAGCTCTGTTATAGGTTACAGCAGTTAAATGCTTACATTGCGCTTTGTCGCCCTATGAGAAAGAACCCACTTTCAACTGTATACTGTTTCTGTATTTCCGACTACAGAGCTTGAATGTTAACTTTATAAGCAAGAGCTATATCTACTGATATTAGGATTCATTAATTAGCTGGCAACCGCATGtcatgaaacagttttttgtttgtttgttttccccctATTATTTGCTCTACCCCTTTGAATATATATCTGTGAAGACTGGCTACATGACAAAATTTCCTGTCAGCACTACAGTTAAACAGCAACAGAACAAATAGCCTCCAAAACTGAATCaactcctctctgagtttgaaTGCAGACATTATCACATTTATAaaggaggatttactgcagggCTGTTGTATTAGACCTACTATTCATCCATatctacaacagcaaaatcaCCACATGGACCCAAAATATCTCTTTAATCAAATTGAAACTCGGTGAATAAGAATATAAATGAAATCAGTCCCCTATCACTGATCCTTGACCTTCtcagtctgctgctgacagGGGGACTCTCAGCTGAGAGTTACAGCTGCTACAGGGTCCTGTCAGGTTTAgtgactgtctcagtgtccaccagaaATTATGGCACAATAGGTTGAGTGGTTAGTGCATTAATTTGGGCAAATACAGCTTTAGATAACTTGTAGCTTTAGTTGCATGTAAGCTAACATGTTCATAGCAGTTAGCGATTAACCAAAAAGCTTGTTGTAGTGAACAGTAGATGGTGGACTGGAGactgtaaattgtatttatttcagtaGTTATACTGTccttttaacaattattttgaGAAATTAGTGTTATTAGATAGTTTGgctttacctgagctgtctgctccctctgcCAGGGACACTTCACTTAGCCGAGCTCCACCCTCACTCATACACAGAGAATACTCCAGAAGTTTATTTTCCTCCATCCACTATCTGTAACAAtcatcctgtttagggttgcgGGGGGGCTGgcgcctatcccagctgtcactgggcgagaggtggggtacaccctggacaggtcacctgtttatctcagggccaacacagagagacatgcacagacagacaaccattcacattcacacccacaggcaatttggagtcaccaattattttatcatacatgtctttgtacttaccagttaacctaagttaattaaactccacacagaaatgccCAGCTAGCTAGTGGGTTTGAACCCAAACCTTTTATATCTATGAGGCAAAATGGGTAACCAATCCTCCACCTTCTTGCCCCGGTTGATGTTAATACgcatttaaaacaagttaatCTATTGTGATGActtaaataagtgtgtgtgcgtgtgtgttttccagggaGAAGCGTTTTGTGGCCATGAAAGTTGTAAAAAGTGCTGAACATTACACAGAGACGGCGCTGGATGAGATCAAATTGCTCAAATGTGTAAGGCACACAGTCTcaacagcaaatacattttcacacacacactggctcatTCTTTACATGCTTGCACCTCGTACTGAACTTATTCCAAGGCTCACAACTcctgctcgtgtgtgtgtgcgcatgcgtgCATGTTTTTCAGGTGAGAAACACAGATCCCAGTGACCCCAGCAGAGAGAAAGTGGTGCAGCTTCTAGACGACTTCAAAATATCTGGCATGAATGGAACTCGTATCCTCTTttgtgaaagaaacattttgtcaacaaatgCACAATCGCCCTATTAACtgataatatttacaatatacactcactggcaactacattaggtacacctgtacaatctaatgcaatccaatacaggaGCACTGTGAATTGTATTACACCCCATCTAAAGTAAACGGGCCAAAACAGCTCCACCACAAACTataacctcaataataaacatagtagaattactacctttctgacagtttcaacttaaaaacttagAAATTGTATACTGATAAAATGAGAATTAAAGGGCAGAACTGCTGTATTTGATTGTGTTAAATTGtccaggtgtacctaataaaatgacCATTAGGTGTATATGCTCACATATTATATAAGTTATGCTCAATTTTGGACAAATTGTAGGTTTtacaaatctctttttttttttttaaataaatttagcaaaaatatattttacagggTTGATGAAAGATTGACAGCATTGAGCATCATTAAAATAGTAATTTTTAAGGTCCTGTCATTTAGTTGGAATGGATGGGAACAATGCAAAAACAGCAACTTAATAGcttctattttctttcttctgttgcATCTCAGTTTGATTGCTTGGACATGTAGATTATACTCTTTCGAGTTCAAATAGCTACTTTACTGTTGAAAATCCAAGGAATAAAGTCTGATACCAGTTCATCATCACACTGTCCACCAGTTTACATATCAATTTACCCCAGTTTACCTTGTTTTTGTGCTCAAAAGGTGGATGTGTCACTTTTAAAGATGACTATTGCCTTAAAAGGCAAACAGCATTGTATTGTATTACACCCCAGATTCACACTTTGCTCTCCACAGATGTCCATCTGACATACAGGCAGCTGTGTGCTTTGGCACATTTTGATTTCATAGTCTCTTATTTGGTAACACTCAACTTTATTATTTTGAGGTTATTTGAGAAGTCCTATCATATTATTCCTTTGACTGTGCAGCTTTGCAGATGTGTGTATGGTATTTGAGGTGCTGGGATATCACCTGCTCAAGTGGATCATCAAGTCAAATTATCAAGGCCTACCCCTATCTTGTGTTAAAAGCATCATACGACAGGTACTATACAGCAATACAAAAACAAGATTTGTTTACAACTTCACGCTTTCTGTTTTAggaatatattttgtattttggtttgGATGTGGtctatacatttttcatttctacaCTGCACTAGTAAAACACACTAATGTGtctctgctgcactgcaggtccTGCAGGGTTTAAACTACCTCCACACCAAGTGTAGGATCATCCACACAGACATCAAACCAGAGAACATTCTGCTGACTGTCAATGAGTCCTACATCAAGAAAATGGCTGCTGAAGCTACGCAGTGGCAGAAGACTGGCACAGCACCTCCCTCGGGTTCTGCAGGTCACACCCTTCTTCTGTGAAACTTCTGTGGTTTGATCAGTATATTGCTGACAACCAAgaggtctcttttttttttttttttatcactggGTCCAGTGCCTTTCAGCGTTCCATTGATGTGTTACTACAAATTTGAGGCATTATCATTAATAACTAGTAATTAACTAAATGTAATACTTTTTAGTAATagtatttgaatgttttaaattgaaCTAAATTTCACGATTCTTTTGTCAAGCGGCAAGCACTGGGCATCAATGGAGGATAGGAGGGTTTTTATTGCTGTACTGTAGTGATCGTCTGTATTTGATGTAAGGGTTTAGAAACTTGACGGTTCTTGTGGAATCTTCTAATAAAAGACGAGAGCTTAGCACGTCAGTATGAGTCACCACTGGATTGGTTATGGAAATTACCAGCTTGCTCTGAGGATTGTGGAGGATCCTGCTGAGCCGGGTGCCGCTGTAGAGGCAGTCTATTAGAACAGCTCGGTGTGAATCAACTCAGCCACCCCAACAGAATACTAATTATAGAAAGATGAAGGATGTGCCACATATGTTGTTCACTACTGTAATGCTCTGATTTTTCCTGTCTCCTACAGTGAGTACAGCCCCCCCACCCAAACCAGTGAGTtatgcttttttattattagactTTGTAATGTGAAGCTTTGTGCAAACATTTCAAGTCAGGTCATAAAGCTGATTGCATAATTTTCTCTCCTCGTGTTCTTTTTCTGCAGATggtcaaaatgtcaaagaacaaaaaaaagaagatgaagaagaagcaaaaaaaacaggcaaagcTGTTGGAGAAACGAAATCAGGAGTTGGAGGGAGGAGCAGCACCTGAAGgaggggaagaggaggatgacgaAGAGACAACAGAAACCACTGAAGACACAACTTCTTCAGCCACGCTGTCCTTGTCTGCCACCCTGCAAGACATTTGTAACCATACAATCACAGGTGAATGAGCAGTCCTATTTAGAATTGACAAGAAAGATAAGGAATGTCATTTACTAAGTTAACAAATAAtgtatgaataataatattaatgctACTAATAATAATCTGTGCTCTTTGCACAGACTCAACACCTGACAATCAGCCGCTTCAGGTGCCAGATATCAATGAACAGAGAGTGGATGTGAACATACAGGAGAACAGGATGAAAGTGAACTGCAACGGCCATGCCTCCACACCAGTGAGTGAGGCAAGCCCGGAGAACCAGGCACATGGGACCAACCAGTTgaaagaggagcaggaggacCAACAGAATGCAAACCAAGTGGAAGACAACACAGGGACCCACGACTCATTAGGTAACAAGGAAGAGAATCGGAACTCTAATGGTTATTCAGGGGACCCAGACACTCACCTGCAGCAGCTTCCTGCCTCCCTCAGTCCAAACTCTGTTGCTGTAGAGCTAAAGGAAGGAGAGAAACAGGATAAGAAGGAGGAAATGGATGCTCAAGCAGAGAATAAAAGaacagatgaagaagaagaagacaaccTGGATGGTTAGTTATAAAAAGGATcccttattttccttttattccaATCGTAAATAGACACAGTAGAACGATCAACCACGGCATTACCACCCAATGGAGTTTTTGGTGTAGTGGACAGGGACCAACGAGGGAAGAAATTTAATGCTGTCCATGATCGATATcagtcagaacacacagtgcatcacaacTTGGTgcatatggggctgtgtagctggaGACCAAAGACCCAGGCTAACCCTTGtctaccacaacattaaaaccaccaggggATGTATTCCCTGTTGTTTGGATGTCTAAGCTGCAGTTGTTAGTAGGCTGTCAACTTAGATTTTTCTGGTCTTTTCTCATAGGTCtcgatttgtttcatttttgttattcttcCCTTTGCCTTTCTGcctctcatttttttctgttttgcccTGTCTGTTACTTGTCTCTTTGACAGGAGCACCAGGCAATATGTTAGTAAACCCCCTGGAGCCTCTCAATGCTGAGAAGTTGCAGGTCAAGATTGCTGACCTGGGCAATGCCTGCTGGGTGGTgagtgtacatttatttatttattttttcaaggaGACTTATGAAAAAGTTAATAAGGTTTTTACCACTGTAAAGTATCTCtttaaatctaatattttaaGATCAAAAGCATAGGCTGGaccacagagaaacatgcacTTAAATATATACTTACTCAGTTTTTACTGAGTAACTGTTTtagcttttacaattttttttttctttttctcacagcacaaacatttcacagatGATATCCAGACAAGGCAGTATCGTTCTCTTGAGGTGCTGATGGGAGCTGGCTACGGTACACCGGCAGACATCTGGAGTACCGCCTGCATGGTAAAGcagacacaaagaaataaaaaacacagattgaAACTgaatccaaaaagaaaaacaaactcaaacgtttttttcaaaaacagcaCTAACAAAACTAAACAGTTTTTATCATAATCAAATATCACCCGGCAAATATCATATATTGGCTCATGTAAACCTTTTGCATATCTAAATCGGTTTCCTGTAGCCAGAAGAAATGTCTGACGTCAACCCATTATTCATTATGTGCATATGCATCCTCATGCGCATGCCCGTAGGAAGAAATGCAAACAGTCTGCTTTGCACAACACTAGTAGCCAAAAACTGCAGTGTCCCATTTAAATTCCCACAGAACCCATCATGTTTAACACTTCCTCCTATAATGAAATCTTTCAGTGCTTTAGAGAGTGATGGCACAAGAAATGTTCTAAAACAGCccacactgaaataaacactTGCTTGCATTAAAAAGCAGATACACACTATGAAGCCGAGATTAGTAAACAAAAGGTTTATAATTCTCTGAAACATTATCATGTCTAGATGGACCAATTATTTGGCTTTCTGATTAAACCCATCTATCTACTATCCACGTCTCCCAGGCATTTGAGC
This genomic interval from Channa argus isolate prfri chromosome 5, Channa argus male v1.0, whole genome shotgun sequence contains the following:
- the srpk1b gene encoding SRSF protein kinase 1b isoform X2; protein product: MERKVLALQARKKRTRPRKPGKKPEPHGRGGGAQPGQADSPLPEQDEEILGSDDDEQEDPNDYCRGGYHHVKIGDLFNGRYHVIRKLGWGHFSTVWLAWDIQEKRFVAMKVVKSAEHYTETALDEIKLLKCVRNTDPSDPSREKVVQLLDDFKISGMNGTHVCMVFEVLGYHLLKWIIKSNYQGLPLSCVKSIIRQVLQGLNYLHTKCRIIHTDIKPENILLTVNESYIKKMAAEATQWQKTGTAPPSGSAVSTAPPPKPMVKMSKNKKKKMKKKQKKQAKLLEKRNQELEGGAAPEGGEEEDDEETTETTEDTTSSATLSLSATLQDICNHTITDSTPDNQPLQVPDINEQRVDVNIQENRMKVNCNGHASTPVSEASPENQAHGTNQLKEEQEDQQNANQVEDNTGTHDSLGNKEENRNSNGYSGDPDTHLQQLPASLSPNSVAVELKEGEKQDKKEEMDAQAENKRTDEEEEDNLDGAPGNMLVNPLEPLNAEKLQVKIADLGNACWVHKHFTDDIQTRQYRSLEVLMGAGYGTPADIWSTACMAFELATGDYLFEPHSGEDYSRDEDHIALIIELLGKVPRKLVLAGKYSKEFFTKKGDLRHITKLKPWGLLDVLMEKYEWSKEEAHSFSSFLLPMLDLVPERRATAAQCLSHPWLAS
- the srpk1b gene encoding SRSF protein kinase 1b isoform X3 produces the protein MNKVLALQARKKRTRPRKPGKKPEPHGRGGGAQPGQADSPLPEQDEEILGSDDDEQEDPNDYCRGGYHHVKIGDLFNGRYHVIRKLGWGHFSTVWLAWDIQEKRFVAMKVVKSAEHYTETALDEIKLLKCVRNTDPSDPSREKVVQLLDDFKISGMNGTHVCMVFEVLGYHLLKWIIKSNYQGLPLSCVKSIIRQVLQGLNYLHTKCRIIHTDIKPENILLTVNESYIKKMAAEATQWQKTGTAPPSGSAVSTAPPPKPMVKMSKNKKKKMKKKQKKQAKLLEKRNQELEGGAAPEGGEEEDDEETTETTEDTTSSATLSLSATLQDICNHTITDSTPDNQPLQVPDINEQRVDVNIQENRMKVNCNGHASTPVSEASPENQAHGTNQLKEEQEDQQNANQVEDNTGTHDSLGNKEENRNSNGYSGDPDTHLQQLPASLSPNSVAVELKEGEKQDKKEEMDAQAENKRTDEEEEDNLDGAPGNMLVNPLEPLNAEKLQVKIADLGNACWVHKHFTDDIQTRQYRSLEVLMGAGYGTPADIWSTACMAFELATGDYLFEPHSGEDYSRDEDHIALIIELLGKVPRKLVLAGKYSKEFFTKKGDLRHITKLKPWGLLDVLMEKYEWSKEEAHSFSSFLLPMLDLVPERRATAAQCLSHPWLAS
- the srpk1b gene encoding SRSF protein kinase 1b isoform X1 is translated as MWLLDWIFSINTAVVKLASGLTCKPEPHGRGGGAQPGQADSPLPEQDEEILGSDDDEQEDPNDYCRGGYHHVKIGDLFNGRYHVIRKLGWGHFSTVWLAWDIQEKRFVAMKVVKSAEHYTETALDEIKLLKCVRNTDPSDPSREKVVQLLDDFKISGMNGTHVCMVFEVLGYHLLKWIIKSNYQGLPLSCVKSIIRQVLQGLNYLHTKCRIIHTDIKPENILLTVNESYIKKMAAEATQWQKTGTAPPSGSAVSTAPPPKPMVKMSKNKKKKMKKKQKKQAKLLEKRNQELEGGAAPEGGEEEDDEETTETTEDTTSSATLSLSATLQDICNHTITDSTPDNQPLQVPDINEQRVDVNIQENRMKVNCNGHASTPVSEASPENQAHGTNQLKEEQEDQQNANQVEDNTGTHDSLGNKEENRNSNGYSGDPDTHLQQLPASLSPNSVAVELKEGEKQDKKEEMDAQAENKRTDEEEEDNLDGAPGNMLVNPLEPLNAEKLQVKIADLGNACWVHKHFTDDIQTRQYRSLEVLMGAGYGTPADIWSTACMAFELATGDYLFEPHSGEDYSRDEDHIALIIELLGKVPRKLVLAGKYSKEFFTKKGDLRHITKLKPWGLLDVLMEKYEWSKEEAHSFSSFLLPMLDLVPERRATAAQCLSHPWLAS
- the srpk1b gene encoding SRSF protein kinase 1b isoform X4 — encoded protein: MGIRASCRPEPHGRGGGAQPGQADSPLPEQDEEILGSDDDEQEDPNDYCRGGYHHVKIGDLFNGRYHVIRKLGWGHFSTVWLAWDIQEKRFVAMKVVKSAEHYTETALDEIKLLKCVRNTDPSDPSREKVVQLLDDFKISGMNGTHVCMVFEVLGYHLLKWIIKSNYQGLPLSCVKSIIRQVLQGLNYLHTKCRIIHTDIKPENILLTVNESYIKKMAAEATQWQKTGTAPPSGSAVSTAPPPKPMVKMSKNKKKKMKKKQKKQAKLLEKRNQELEGGAAPEGGEEEDDEETTETTEDTTSSATLSLSATLQDICNHTITDSTPDNQPLQVPDINEQRVDVNIQENRMKVNCNGHASTPVSEASPENQAHGTNQLKEEQEDQQNANQVEDNTGTHDSLGNKEENRNSNGYSGDPDTHLQQLPASLSPNSVAVELKEGEKQDKKEEMDAQAENKRTDEEEEDNLDGAPGNMLVNPLEPLNAEKLQVKIADLGNACWVHKHFTDDIQTRQYRSLEVLMGAGYGTPADIWSTACMAFELATGDYLFEPHSGEDYSRDEDHIALIIELLGKVPRKLVLAGKYSKEFFTKKGDLRHITKLKPWGLLDVLMEKYEWSKEEAHSFSSFLLPMLDLVPERRATAAQCLSHPWLAS
- the srpk1b gene encoding SRSF protein kinase 1b isoform X5 produces the protein MWLLDWIFSINTAVVKLASGLTCKPEPHGRGGGAQPGQADSPLPEQDEEILGSDDDEQEDPNDYCRGGYHHVKIGDLFNGRYHVIRKLGWGHFSTVWLAWDIQEKRFVAMKVVKSAEHYTETALDEIKLLKCVRNTDPSDPSREKVVQLLDDFKISGMNGTHVCMVFEVLGYHLLKWIIKSNYQGLPLSCVKSIIRQVLQGLNYLHTKCRIIHTDIKPENILLTVNESYIKKMAAEATQWQKTGTAPPSGSAVSTAPPPKPMVKMSKNKKKKMKKKQKKQAKLLEKRNQELEGGAAPEGGEEEDDEETTETTEDTTSSATLSLSATLQDICNHTITDSTPDNQPLQVPDINEQRVDVNIQENRMKVNCNGHASTPVSEASPENQAHGTNQLKEEQEDQQNANQVEDNTGTHDSLGAPGNMLVNPLEPLNAEKLQVKIADLGNACWVHKHFTDDIQTRQYRSLEVLMGAGYGTPADIWSTACMAFELATGDYLFEPHSGEDYSRDEDHIALIIELLGKVPRKLVLAGKYSKEFFTKKGDLRHITKLKPWGLLDVLMEKYEWSKEEAHSFSSFLLPMLDLVPERRATAAQCLSHPWLAS